The Blautia hydrogenotrophica DSM 10507 genome window below encodes:
- the trpE gene encoding anthranilate synthase component I → MIPELKEIREIAKKADYGRIPVKKEIYADRYTPIEVMRTLRAASRHCYLLESAHKDEKWGRYSFLGYSPTLEFTCTDGRMRIRWLSEDLVTGEEEICTGTPNDRIREILKKYKSPRLEGFPPFTGGLVGYFSYDYLKYAEPSLREKNLKGDSFRDVDLMLFDKVIVFDHYRQKLLLIAGVDPQDAKSSYEKTAKELEELERLLNSGARADFKPLRLEDELKPVYSKERFQEMVKRAKYYIREGDIFQVVLSNPLRAKAQGSLFDTYRVLRTSNPSPYMFYFSSDDIEVAGASPETLVKLEDGILHTFPLAGTRPRGETEQEDKALERELLADEKELAEHNMLVDLGRNDLGKISRLGSVKVEQYLGIEKFSHVMHIGSTVKGQIRQDRDALDAVSAVLPAGTLSGAPKIRACQIIQELEQEKRGIYGGAIGYLDFTGNLDVCISIRLAYKKNGKVCVQSGAGIVADSVPEREFAECTNKAKAVVQALREAEGGGL, encoded by the coding sequence ATGATTCCAGAGCTGAAAGAAATTCGAGAGATTGCAAAAAAAGCAGATTATGGGCGGATTCCGGTGAAAAAGGAGATTTATGCGGACCGGTATACCCCCATAGAGGTGATGCGGACGCTGCGGGCGGCCAGCAGACACTGTTATCTGCTGGAAAGTGCCCATAAGGATGAAAAGTGGGGGCGGTATTCCTTTTTGGGATACTCGCCAACCCTGGAATTCACCTGCACAGACGGCAGGATGAGGATACGTTGGCTGTCGGAAGACCTGGTGACAGGGGAAGAGGAAATTTGTACAGGGACTCCCAACGACAGAATCCGGGAGATTTTGAAAAAGTATAAAAGTCCGAGATTAGAAGGCTTTCCCCCGTTTACCGGAGGGCTGGTGGGATATTTTTCTTATGACTACCTGAAATACGCGGAGCCGTCTTTGAGAGAGAAAAATTTAAAGGGGGATTCTTTTCGGGATGTGGATTTGATGTTGTTTGACAAGGTGATTGTGTTCGATCATTATCGTCAAAAGCTTCTGCTGATCGCTGGAGTAGATCCGCAGGATGCGAAAAGCTCCTATGAGAAAACGGCAAAGGAGCTGGAAGAACTGGAACGGCTGTTAAACAGCGGCGCAAGAGCGGATTTTAAACCGCTGCGGCTGGAAGACGAACTAAAGCCCGTCTATTCCAAAGAACGGTTTCAAGAGATGGTAAAGAGGGCAAAGTACTATATCCGCGAAGGGGATATTTTCCAGGTGGTACTCTCTAACCCACTACGGGCAAAGGCCCAGGGGAGCCTTTTTGATACTTACCGGGTGTTGAGGACCTCCAACCCATCTCCATATATGTTTTACTTTTCCAGTGACGATATCGAGGTAGCGGGCGCGTCACCGGAGACGCTGGTGAAGCTGGAAGATGGGATTTTGCATACCTTTCCTTTGGCGGGAACACGGCCCCGTGGTGAGACAGAACAAGAGGATAAGGCTCTGGAGAGAGAACTTCTGGCCGATGAGAAAGAACTGGCGGAGCACAACATGCTGGTGGACCTGGGCAGAAATGACCTGGGGAAGATCAGTCGGCTGGGGAGTGTAAAGGTGGAACAGTATCTGGGAATCGAGAAATTTTCTCATGTGATGCACATCGGTTCCACAGTAAAGGGACAGATCCGCCAGGACCGGGACGCACTGGACGCGGTCAGTGCGGTTCTGCCGGCAGGGACGCTCTCAGGAGCGCCCAAAATTCGGGCCTGCCAGATCATTCAGGAGCTGGAACAGGAAAAACGGGGAATCTACGGAGGCGCCATCGGCTATCTGGATTTCACTGGAAATCTGGATGTGTGCATTTCTATCCGTCTGGCCTACAAGAAAAATGGAAAGGTATGCGTGCAGTCGGGGGCTGGTATCGTGGCTGACAGTGTTCCGGAGCGGGAATTTGCCGAGTGTACGAATAAGGCGAAGGCAGTGGTACAGGCGCTGAGAGAGGCAGAAGGAGGCGGCTTATGA
- the trpD gene encoding anthranilate phosphoribosyltransferase, producing MIREAIMKLSRKEDLTYQEAEEVMNEIMEGRATDVQMSAYLTALSLKGETIDEITASAAGMRAHCVKLLHDVEALEIVGTGGDGANSFNISTTSAMVIAAGGVPVAKHGNRAASSKCGAADVLEALGVKITLPPERSAKLLTQDNICFLFAQNYHIAMKYVAPIRKELGIRTVFNILGPLSNPAGANMELMGVYEEELVEPLAQVMAKLGVHRGMVVYGQDKLDEISMSAPTTVCEIRDGWFQSYEIAPEQFGYSRCRKEELTGGTPQENAQITRAILDGSEKGAKRCAVCLNAGAALYITQKAGTIEDGVRLAERLIDEGLALRKLEEFIKESNR from the coding sequence ATGATTCGAGAAGCGATTATGAAACTTTCCAGAAAAGAGGATTTGACCTATCAAGAGGCCGAAGAGGTCATGAATGAGATCATGGAGGGGCGGGCCACGGATGTACAGATGTCTGCATATTTGACTGCTCTGTCCCTGAAGGGGGAGACCATTGACGAGATCACGGCTTCAGCGGCAGGCATGAGAGCTCACTGTGTAAAGCTGCTCCACGATGTGGAGGCTTTGGAGATCGTGGGAACAGGCGGAGATGGGGCCAATTCCTTCAATATATCTACGACTTCGGCCATGGTGATCGCGGCAGGAGGCGTGCCGGTGGCAAAACACGGAAACCGGGCAGCGTCGTCGAAGTGTGGAGCAGCCGATGTGCTGGAAGCTTTGGGAGTAAAGATCACACTTCCGCCGGAACGCAGCGCGAAGCTTTTGACACAAGATAATATCTGCTTTTTGTTCGCGCAGAACTATCACATCGCAATGAAATATGTGGCGCCGATTCGAAAGGAATTGGGAATACGGACGGTGTTCAACATCCTGGGACCATTGTCGAACCCGGCAGGGGCGAATATGGAACTGATGGGAGTCTATGAGGAGGAGTTGGTGGAGCCGCTGGCACAGGTTATGGCGAAGCTGGGTGTGCACAGAGGCATGGTGGTCTATGGACAAGATAAGCTTGATGAAATTTCCATGAGTGCGCCGACGACGGTCTGTGAGATCAGAGACGGCTGGTTCCAGTCTTATGAGATCGCTCCGGAGCAGTTCGGCTATAGCCGTTGCAGGAAGGAAGAACTGACAGGCGGCACGCCCCAGGAGAATGCGCAGATTACCAGAGCGATTCTGGATGGAAGCGAGAAAGGGGCGAAACGCTGTGCAGTTTGCTTAAATGCAGGAGCAGCTCTTTACATTACCCAAAAAGCAGGTACAATAGAGGATGGAGTGCGTCTCGCTGAGCGGCTTATCGACGAGGGCCTGGCGCTGAGAAAGCTGGAAGAATTTATCAAGGAGAGCAACCGATGA
- the trpB gene encoding tryptophan synthase subunit beta → MSKGRFGVHGGQYIPETLMNAVLELEEAYNHYKVDPQFQEELSELLNEYAGRPSRLYYAQRMTKDLGGAKIYLKREDLNHTGAHKINNVLGQVLLAKKMGKTRVIAETGAGQHGVATATAAALMGMECEIFMGEEDTRRQALNVYRMRLLGAKVHPVTAGTATLKDAVSETMREWTKRISDTHYVLGSCMGPHPFPTIVRDFQAVISREIKAQILEKEGRLPDAVLACVGGGSNAIGAFYHFIEDKDVRLIGCEAAGRGIDTAETAATISTGSLGIFHGMKSYFCQDEYGQIAPVYSISAGLDYPGVGPEHAWLYDTGRAEYVAVTDDEAVDAFEYLSRTEGIIPAIESAHAVAYARKLAQEMGKDQILVINVSGRGDKDCAAIARYCGEEIYE, encoded by the coding sequence ATGAGTAAAGGACGTTTTGGCGTTCACGGGGGACAGTATATACCGGAGACCCTGATGAACGCAGTGTTGGAGTTAGAGGAAGCGTACAATCACTATAAGGTGGACCCTCAGTTTCAGGAGGAACTGTCGGAATTGCTGAATGAGTATGCAGGAAGACCGTCTAGACTGTATTATGCGCAGAGAATGACCAAAGATTTAGGCGGAGCAAAAATCTATCTGAAGAGAGAGGACCTGAATCACACAGGCGCTCACAAGATCAACAACGTGTTGGGCCAGGTGCTCTTGGCGAAGAAGATGGGCAAGACCCGAGTGATCGCGGAGACTGGGGCCGGACAGCACGGGGTAGCCACGGCCACTGCTGCCGCGTTGATGGGGATGGAATGTGAAATCTTCATGGGCGAGGAAGACACGAGGCGACAGGCACTGAATGTGTATCGGATGAGGCTGCTGGGAGCAAAGGTGCATCCGGTGACTGCGGGAACGGCGACCTTAAAGGATGCGGTGTCTGAGACGATGCGGGAGTGGACGAAGAGAATCTCAGATACCCACTATGTTCTGGGTTCCTGTATGGGGCCGCATCCGTTTCCTACGATTGTCCGGGATTTCCAGGCCGTAATTTCCAGGGAGATCAAGGCACAAATCTTAGAAAAGGAGGGGAGGCTGCCGGATGCAGTGCTGGCCTGTGTGGGCGGTGGCTCCAATGCCATCGGAGCTTTCTATCATTTTATCGAGGACAAGGACGTGAGACTGATCGGCTGTGAGGCGGCTGGTAGAGGGATTGACACCGCAGAGACGGCAGCGACGATTTCTACAGGAAGCCTGGGGATTTTTCACGGAATGAAGTCTTATTTCTGCCAGGATGAGTACGGACAGATCGCTCCGGTATATTCGATCTCTGCCGGGTTGGATTATCCAGGTGTGGGACCAGAACACGCATGGCTGTATGATACTGGGAGGGCTGAGTATGTGGCGGTCACTGACGATGAGGCGGTGGATGCCTTTGAGTATCTTTCTAGGACGGAGGGGATTATCCCAGCCATCGAGAGTGCCCATGCGGTGGCCTATGCCAGAAAGCTGGCCCAAGAGATGGGAAAAGATCAGATTTTAGTTATCAACGTCTCAGGCAGGGGCGATAAAGACTGCGCAGCCATTGCCAGATACTGTGGGGAGGAAATCTATGAGTAG
- a CDS encoding anthranilate synthase component II, translating to MILLIDNYDSFVYNLYQMAGSVYEKLKGGSQEELIVVRRNDAVTIGEIEQMGPKALILSPGPGRPEQAGICQEAIVHFAGKIPILGVCLGHQAICQVYGAKITYAKELMHGKTSEIQADTGSLLFRGLENPVTVARYHSLAAESLPEELKATAMTNEGEVMAVEHRKYPIYGVQFHPESVMTPQGAKMIENFLLAGEKRPLGWK from the coding sequence ATGATCTTATTGATTGATAACTATGACAGTTTTGTCTATAACCTGTATCAAATGGCAGGCAGTGTCTATGAAAAGCTGAAAGGCGGCAGTCAGGAAGAATTGATTGTGGTGAGAAGAAACGATGCAGTCACCATAGGAGAAATCGAGCAAATGGGGCCAAAGGCTCTGATTCTGTCGCCGGGGCCAGGAAGACCGGAGCAGGCTGGCATCTGTCAGGAGGCGATTGTGCATTTCGCCGGAAAGATACCAATCTTGGGGGTGTGTCTGGGACATCAGGCGATCTGCCAGGTGTATGGCGCAAAGATTACCTACGCGAAGGAGCTGATGCATGGCAAGACTTCGGAAATTCAGGCGGACACAGGCAGTCTTTTGTTCAGGGGACTGGAAAATCCAGTGACGGTGGCCAGATACCATTCGCTGGCAGCGGAGAGTCTGCCGGAAGAACTGAAGGCGACGGCTATGACCAATGAGGGAGAGGTCATGGCGGTGGAACACCGAAAGTATCCCATCTATGGGGTACAATTTCATCCGGAGTCAGTGATGACACCTCAGGGAGCAAAGATGATTGAGAACTTTCTTTTGGCTGGCGAAAAGCGGCCGTTAGGATGGAAATAA
- a CDS encoding methylated-DNA--[protein]-cysteine S-methyltransferase produces MQYTSYYHSPIGRILLASDDLGLTGLWFEGQKYFADGLDTEHRELKTPLLEKAKSWLTVYFSGKEPDFSVPLHLAGTAFQREVWEILCTIPYGQTVTYGQIARQLAAKKGLPHLSAQAVGGAVGHNKISILVPCHRVVGANGSLTGYAGGIDKKQALLNLEKTK; encoded by the coding sequence ATGCAGTATACCAGTTATTATCACTCCCCTATTGGCCGCATACTTCTGGCATCAGACGATCTCGGCCTGACCGGTTTGTGGTTTGAAGGGCAAAAATACTTCGCTGACGGCCTGGATACAGAACACCGTGAGCTAAAAACTCCGCTCTTGGAAAAAGCAAAGAGCTGGCTCACCGTCTATTTTTCAGGAAAAGAACCAGATTTTTCTGTACCACTGCACCTTGCAGGAACGGCCTTTCAGCGAGAAGTCTGGGAAATTCTCTGTACCATTCCCTACGGACAGACTGTCACTTACGGTCAGATTGCTAGACAACTCGCCGCCAAAAAGGGCCTTCCTCATTTATCTGCCCAGGCAGTCGGCGGCGCTGTAGGCCACAACAAAATTTCTATCCTCGTGCCCTGTCACCGCGTCGTCGGAGCAAATGGCAGCCTTACAGGATACGCCGGAGGGATTGACAAAAAACAGGCTCTGCTGAACCTAGAAAAAACAAAATAA
- a CDS encoding polysaccharide deacetylase family protein — protein MKKHIFSSLLWIFSLILTACAIRYLPDMVSVSANATGMELPVTSVERSDSRLSLTFSAAGNCLELSNLLEILDSHQVKATFFLTGTWTDRYPNETAQIAKAGHQLGVLGDHYQDFTSLNRQEILLELRTTSDKIQELTGIRPKLFRPPYGTYNNEVIRSASDCGLTTVTWNVDSLDWKDQGEDAVIDTILNHPQFGSGAILYFHVGAKYTPKALDSLLTILEKKNYQAVPLSQLLYEKNYTLDTEGRQFPL, from the coding sequence GTGAAAAAACATATCTTCTCTTCCCTGCTGTGGATTTTCTCGCTAATACTCACAGCCTGCGCCATCCGCTATCTGCCTGATATGGTCTCTGTCAGCGCCAACGCGACGGGTATGGAACTGCCCGTCACCAGCGTTGAAAGATCTGATTCCAGGCTTTCCTTGACCTTCAGCGCCGCCGGCAACTGTCTGGAGCTGTCCAACCTCCTGGAAATCCTGGACTCTCACCAAGTCAAGGCAACCTTCTTCCTCACAGGCACCTGGACAGACCGGTATCCAAACGAGACCGCTCAGATCGCCAAAGCTGGACATCAGCTAGGAGTTCTCGGCGATCATTACCAAGATTTCACTTCCCTGAACCGTCAGGAAATCCTGCTGGAACTTAGAACTACCAGCGACAAAATCCAAGAACTGACCGGCATCCGCCCAAAGCTCTTCCGCCCTCCCTACGGAACCTACAACAATGAAGTGATACGCTCAGCTTCCGACTGTGGCCTCACCACAGTCACCTGGAACGTGGATTCCCTGGACTGGAAAGACCAGGGAGAAGACGCCGTTATCGACACAATTTTAAATCACCCTCAATTTGGCAGCGGTGCAATCCTCTATTTTCATGTCGGCGCTAAGTACACGCCCAAGGCCCTAGACAGTCTTCTCACAATCCTGGAAAAGAAAAACTATCAGGCGGTCCCTCTGTCCCAGCTTCTGTATGAGAAAAACTACACGCTGGACACAGAAGGCAGGCAGTTTCCCTTATAG
- the larE gene encoding ATP-dependent sacrificial sulfur transferase LarE — protein sequence MTRSLYEYLQKSPPFALAFSGGVDSAYLLYAAMKNHCQLTAYFIKTPFQPQFELDDALRLAEELSAPLKVLSLDILDREVIISNPADRCYFCKKALFTALTSQAKRDGYTLVFDGTNASDQTDDRPGMKALTELQVLSPLRECGLTKQTIRQLSKEAGLFTYDKPSYACLATRIPTGTRITGNLLNKIETCEQSLAHLGYRDFRIRLLDGCARLQLLESQFPQALRQKNQIRELLLPHFKEVLLDLTPRKGDD from the coding sequence ATGACACGATCACTATACGAATATCTTCAAAAAAGTCCGCCCTTTGCCCTCGCTTTCTCCGGCGGTGTGGATTCGGCCTATCTGCTGTACGCAGCGATGAAAAACCACTGCCAACTGACTGCTTATTTCATAAAAACACCTTTCCAGCCTCAATTTGAGCTGGATGACGCACTCAGGCTCGCAGAAGAACTGAGCGCCCCTCTAAAGGTACTTTCACTGGATATTCTAGACAGAGAGGTAATCATATCCAATCCTGCGGACCGTTGCTATTTCTGTAAAAAAGCACTGTTCACAGCTCTGACCTCCCAGGCAAAAAGAGACGGCTATACCCTGGTCTTTGACGGAACCAACGCCTCAGACCAGACAGACGACCGTCCCGGGATGAAAGCTCTCACTGAGCTACAAGTCCTCTCTCCGCTAAGGGAGTGCGGCCTGACTAAGCAGACCATCCGCCAGCTTTCCAAGGAAGCAGGACTTTTCACTTATGACAAACCTTCCTATGCCTGCCTGGCCACCAGAATTCCTACAGGCACCAGAATTACCGGTAATCTTTTGAACAAAATAGAAACCTGTGAACAGTCCCTGGCCCATTTGGGCTACCGGGATTTCCGCATTCGCCTGTTGGACGGCTGCGCAAGGCTCCAACTTCTGGAGTCACAATTTCCCCAGGCTTTGCGACAAAAAAATCAGATCCGAGAACTACTTTTGCCACACTTTAAGGAAGTATTACTGGACCTGACACCCAGAAAAGGAGACGACTGA
- a CDS encoding putative ABC transporter permease yields MDFQYNLAQWLLFFYIYCFFGWCIESAYVSIHKKKFVNRGFMRGPFLPLYGSGAVMMLFVTIPVRDSLVLTYIFGAIGATILEYITGACMEALFKVRYWDYSDKPFNIHGYVCLGTTLAWGLLTILMVRFIHEPVEHLILSLNQTLQDVLATVLTIYVTSDMALSFKAALDIRTMLEKMTKVKEEMEKVQGRLDAIIAFAGPRVSQEAERFQVKYRVNEILQDIKTRLDILQPKDGGSDVNLREVAEQFREEIEQLKNKYIVVRERRSSLRERLGFYKRSMLKSHPSITSRKFADALQELKEIAQEKRKKK; encoded by the coding sequence ATGGATTTTCAGTACAATTTAGCGCAATGGCTGCTGTTTTTTTATATATATTGTTTTTTTGGCTGGTGTATCGAGTCTGCCTATGTGTCAATTCATAAGAAGAAGTTTGTAAACCGGGGGTTTATGCGGGGGCCGTTTCTGCCTTTGTATGGTTCAGGGGCGGTTATGATGTTGTTTGTCACAATACCTGTGAGAGACAGTCTAGTTTTGACTTATATTTTTGGAGCGATAGGCGCGACAATTTTGGAGTATATTACCGGGGCGTGCATGGAAGCGTTGTTCAAGGTGAGATACTGGGATTACAGTGATAAGCCTTTTAACATCCACGGCTATGTATGTCTGGGAACCACACTAGCCTGGGGGCTACTGACGATTCTCATGGTTCGGTTCATCCATGAACCTGTGGAACATCTGATCCTCTCACTGAATCAGACGCTTCAGGACGTGCTGGCCACGGTTCTTACGATCTATGTGACTTCTGATATGGCATTGTCCTTCAAGGCGGCTTTGGATATCCGTACAATGCTGGAGAAGATGACCAAAGTAAAAGAGGAGATGGAAAAGGTTCAAGGAAGGCTGGATGCGATCATCGCCTTTGCAGGGCCTAGGGTTTCACAAGAGGCTGAGAGATTTCAGGTGAAATATCGTGTCAATGAGATTTTGCAGGATATTAAGACGCGATTGGATATTCTGCAACCTAAAGACGGTGGCAGTGATGTGAATTTAAGGGAAGTGGCGGAACAGTTCCGGGAAGAAATTGAGCAGCTGAAGAATAAATATATCGTGGTTCGTGAGCGTCGTAGCAGTCTGCGTGAGCGTCTGGGTTTTTACAAGAGAAGTATGCTGAAATCACATCCGAGTATCACCTCACGGAAGTTCGCGGACGCACTCCAAGAGCTGAAAGAGATTGCCCAGGAGAAGAGAAAGAAGAAATAG
- the trpC gene encoding indole-3-glycerol phosphate synthase TrpC, with product MNILEQIAERTKERIQKKKMIFSLAEQRKAAEENSRLAPSFAEALRQSELSFICEVKKASPSKGVIAEEFPYLDIAAEYEQAGAAAISCLTEPYWFQGRDRYLREIASQVGIPVLRKDFTVDEYMIYEAKEMGAAAVLLICGILDDGQLKAYGQLTQELGMAALVEAHSEREVERALRAKAQVIGVNNRDLRTFQVDVGNSIRLRKMVPKEIPFVSESGIRTSQDMRVLYENGTDAVLIGETLMRAPDKKAMLRELRGKIG from the coding sequence ATGAATATATTGGAACAAATCGCAGAGAGGACCAAGGAGAGGATTCAAAAAAAGAAAATGATCTTTTCCCTTGCGGAGCAAAGAAAAGCGGCTGAGGAAAACAGCAGGTTGGCGCCGTCGTTCGCAGAAGCTTTGCGCCAGTCAGAGTTATCCTTCATCTGTGAGGTAAAAAAGGCGTCCCCGTCTAAGGGAGTGATTGCAGAGGAGTTTCCTTATCTGGACATTGCGGCAGAGTACGAACAGGCAGGGGCAGCCGCGATTTCTTGTCTGACGGAGCCGTATTGGTTCCAAGGAAGGGACCGGTATCTGAGGGAAATCGCCAGTCAGGTGGGGATTCCGGTGCTGAGAAAGGACTTCACTGTGGACGAGTACATGATCTATGAGGCAAAAGAGATGGGAGCGGCCGCGGTTTTGTTGATCTGCGGTATTTTGGACGATGGGCAGCTAAAAGCGTATGGACAACTGACTCAGGAACTAGGGATGGCAGCGCTGGTGGAGGCTCACAGCGAGAGGGAAGTGGAGCGGGCACTTCGGGCAAAGGCTCAGGTGATCGGAGTCAATAACCGAGATTTGCGGACCTTTCAGGTGGATGTGGGCAACAGCATCCGGCTTCGAAAAATGGTGCCCAAAGAAATTCCCTTTGTGTCGGAGAGCGGGATACGAACTTCCCAGGACATGAGAGTCCTCTACGAAAACGGGACAGACGCAGTATTGATTGGGGAGACTTTGATGCGTGCGCCGGATAAGAAAGCGATGCTTCGAGAGCTGAGAGGGAAAATAGGATGA
- a CDS encoding phosphoribosylanthranilate isomerase — translation MTRIKICGLSREEDIANVNEAGPDYCGFIIQVPRSRRNVSPERAAELSIRLDGRITPVGVFVNAPAELPARLAREGIIRMIQLHGQEDEDYIQRLRGLTDVPVIQAFSVASREDVRRAKDSSADYVLFDQGAGGTGKTFDWGLIGSMDRPFILAGGLTLENLTEAVKRVRPWCVDVSSGVETEGYKDQEKIKAAVAAVRRMEE, via the coding sequence ATGACGAGGATTAAGATTTGCGGGCTGAGCCGGGAGGAAGACATTGCCAATGTCAATGAGGCAGGCCCAGATTACTGTGGATTTATCATACAGGTTCCCAGGAGTCGAAGAAATGTAAGCCCTGAAAGGGCAGCCGAACTGTCTATACGGCTGGACGGACGGATTACCCCGGTGGGAGTGTTCGTAAATGCCCCAGCCGAACTGCCGGCAAGGCTGGCGCGAGAGGGCATTATCCGCATGATTCAGCTTCACGGTCAGGAGGATGAGGACTATATTCAGAGGCTTCGCGGCCTCACGGATGTACCGGTGATTCAGGCTTTTTCTGTCGCCTCACGGGAAGATGTGCGCCGGGCGAAAGACAGCAGTGCAGACTATGTGCTGTTCGATCAGGGAGCCGGGGGGACCGGGAAGACTTTTGACTGGGGCTTGATCGGCAGTATGGACCGTCCTTTTATTCTGGCGGGCGGGCTGACCTTGGAAAATCTGACTGAGGCTGTAAAAAGGGTGCGGCCCTGGTGCGTAGATGTAAGCAGCGGAGTGGAGACAGAAGGATATAAGGACCAAGAGAAGATAAAGGCGGCGGTGGCTGCGGTGAGGAGGATGGAAGAATGA
- the larC gene encoding nickel pincer cofactor biosynthesis protein LarC → MRTLYLECKMGVSGDMMLGTLLDLIPDKNQWIQKFNEIGIPHMRAEWRRETRCQISGTHVSIYIHGQEEHSEDLPGTPVCPDTLHGYLKHEPHDHVHPDPHHEPHDHVHPDPHHGPHDHVHPDPHHGPHDHVHPDPHHGPHDHVHPDPHHGHHSHSTLASVQEIISSLKVSSTVQKKALEIYQLLAEAEAAVHGRTVELIHFHEVGQLDAVADIVGTCMLIEELAPDRIIASPIHVGSGQVRCAHGILPVPAPATALLLKGIPFYSQDISGELCTPTGAALMRYFVDEFTPSPLVRYDRIGCGLGTKELEAANILRAFWQEETQVHNSSQRIAELRCSLDDMSPEAVGYAQELLLEVGALDVFTMAIQMKKNRPGTLLCVSCREEQADDMARLLLTHTTTAGVRKLLYDRYTLDYYFTEKEFPEGKVRLKHYTGYGIEKVKPEYQDVANIAQKTGQSYNQVFQKVLEDL, encoded by the coding sequence ATGAGAACACTTTACTTAGAATGTAAAATGGGAGTTTCCGGCGATATGATGCTGGGAACCCTGCTGGACCTGATTCCCGACAAAAATCAATGGATTCAAAAATTCAATGAGATAGGAATCCCTCATATGAGAGCGGAGTGGAGACGTGAAACCCGCTGCCAGATTTCAGGCACTCATGTTTCCATCTATATACATGGTCAGGAAGAGCACAGTGAAGACCTTCCCGGAACACCCGTATGTCCAGACACCCTCCATGGATATCTGAAACACGAACCTCACGATCATGTGCACCCTGACCCACATCATGAGCCCCATGATCACGTACATCCTGACCCGCACCATGGCCCCCACGATCACGTACATCCTGACCCACACCATGGCCCCCACGATCACGTACATCCTGACCCGCACCATGGCCCCCATGATCACGTACATCCTGACCCACACCACGGACATCACAGTCACAGCACATTGGCCTCTGTTCAGGAAATCATTTCATCCTTGAAAGTTTCGTCGACTGTCCAAAAAAAAGCCCTGGAAATCTATCAGCTTTTGGCTGAGGCTGAGGCCGCCGTACACGGAAGAACCGTGGAGCTGATTCATTTTCATGAGGTGGGACAGTTGGATGCAGTTGCAGACATTGTGGGAACCTGTATGCTGATAGAGGAACTAGCCCCAGACAGAATCATCGCCTCCCCCATCCACGTGGGAAGCGGCCAGGTTCGCTGCGCTCACGGCATTCTCCCCGTGCCCGCACCTGCCACCGCCCTTTTACTGAAGGGAATTCCCTTCTACAGCCAGGACATCTCTGGCGAGCTGTGCACACCTACCGGTGCCGCACTTATGCGCTATTTCGTAGACGAGTTCACCCCTTCCCCTCTTGTCCGGTACGACCGAATCGGCTGCGGGCTCGGCACCAAGGAACTGGAAGCTGCCAACATCCTACGCGCTTTTTGGCAGGAGGAGACACAGGTGCACAATTCCAGTCAACGAATTGCGGAACTTCGCTGTTCTTTAGACGACATGTCTCCGGAAGCCGTCGGCTACGCCCAGGAGCTTCTGCTGGAAGTCGGAGCTTTGGATGTCTTTACTATGGCGATTCAGATGAAGAAAAACCGCCCTGGCACGCTGCTGTGTGTCTCCTGCCGGGAGGAACAGGCCGATGACATGGCCCGTCTTCTTCTCACACACACCACCACCGCCGGGGTTCGAAAACTGCTCTATGACCGCTACACGCTGGACTACTATTTTACGGAAAAAGAATTCCCGGAGGGCAAGGTGCGCCTCAAACACTATACCGGTTACGGCATTGAAAAAGTAAAGCCGGAATATCAGGATGTTGCAAACATTGCCCAAAAAACCGGACAGTCCTACAATCAGGTCTTTCAAAAGGTTCTGGAAGATTTGTGA
- a CDS encoding cysteine hydrolase family protein, producing the protein MKVLAVIDMQNDFVDGALGTAEAEGIVEDVRSKIRRYQEQDECIVYTRDTHQTDYLNTQEGQRLPVEHCISGSKGWEIAEGLYVDGAKVIDKPAFGSLKLAEYLGTLGGIEQIELVGLCTDICVISNAMILKAKFPEVRIVVDSRCCAGVTPETHENALKAMKVCQIDVI; encoded by the coding sequence ATGAAGGTATTAGCAGTGATAGATATGCAGAATGATTTTGTAGATGGAGCTCTGGGAACTGCGGAGGCAGAAGGAATAGTGGAAGATGTGAGAAGTAAAATCCGCAGATACCAGGAACAGGATGAATGTATTGTCTATACCAGAGACACTCATCAGACGGATTACCTGAACACACAGGAAGGCCAGAGGCTGCCGGTGGAACACTGTATTTCAGGCAGCAAAGGCTGGGAAATCGCAGAGGGCCTGTATGTGGATGGGGCGAAGGTGATTGATAAGCCAGCATTCGGTTCACTGAAGCTGGCCGAGTATCTCGGCACCCTTGGCGGAATCGAGCAGATTGAGCTGGTGGGGCTGTGCACGGACATCTGTGTAATCTCCAATGCCATGATCTTAAAGGCAAAATTTCCGGAGGTCAGAATTGTGGTGGACAGCCGCTGCTGTGCGGGAGTGACGCCAGAGACGCATGAGAACGCTCTGAAGGCCATGAAGGTATGTCAGATTGATGTGATTTGA